In one Pseudomonas sp. SG20056 genomic region, the following are encoded:
- a CDS encoding LysR family transcriptional regulator: MLRFDDLQLFVTTADLGNLSAAARRLDISPAVASAALKRLEQQLEARLFSRSTRSLRLTPEGELFLGHARLALQSLDDGRQQLAGSKIGISGPLQLSAPSDFGRNTLLPWLDEFQQAHPQVQLRLLLGDRVADLFREPVDIALRYGAPEDSSLVALPVAASNRRVLCAAPQYLHKHGTPQTVDELSEHNCLLYMLGGRLHDRWRFSDGKREQGISVKGDRVSDDADVVRRWAVSGAGLVYKSWLDVAGDVRAGRLQVLLPELRGEPTPLNLICAHRAQLSKPVLLLREFVQARCAELLAQAPWPN, encoded by the coding sequence ATGCTGCGTTTTGATGATCTGCAGTTGTTTGTCACCACCGCTGACCTGGGCAATCTCTCGGCCGCCGCCCGGCGCCTGGATATTTCCCCGGCGGTGGCCAGCGCCGCGCTCAAGCGTCTGGAGCAGCAACTGGAAGCGCGCCTGTTCAGCCGCTCCACCCGCAGCCTGCGCCTGACTCCCGAGGGCGAGCTGTTTCTCGGCCATGCGCGCCTGGCTTTGCAGAGTCTAGATGATGGTAGGCAGCAATTAGCCGGCAGCAAGATTGGCATCAGCGGGCCGTTGCAGCTATCTGCGCCCTCGGACTTTGGCCGCAATACCTTGCTGCCCTGGCTGGATGAGTTCCAGCAAGCGCACCCGCAGGTACAGCTGCGTCTGCTGCTCGGTGATCGCGTGGCCGATCTGTTTCGCGAGCCGGTGGACATCGCCCTGCGCTACGGCGCCCCAGAGGACTCCAGCTTGGTCGCCTTACCAGTGGCCGCGTCCAACCGCCGCGTGTTGTGCGCCGCACCGCAGTACCTGCACAAGCACGGAACGCCGCAAACGGTCGATGAACTGAGCGAGCACAACTGCCTGCTCTATATGCTCGGTGGGCGGCTGCATGACCGCTGGCGTTTCAGCGACGGCAAGCGCGAGCAGGGCATCAGCGTCAAAGGCGACCGGGTCAGTGACGATGCCGACGTGGTGCGGCGCTGGGCGGTCAGCGGTGCCGGGCTGGTCTACAAATCCTGGCTGGATGTAGCCGGCGATGTGCGTGCCGGACGGCTTCAGGTGCTGCTACCTGAGCTGCGCGGTGAGCCGACACCGCTCAACCTGATCTGCGCGCACCGGGCGCAACTGAGCAAGCCGGTGCTCTTGCTGCGTGAGTTTGTGCAGGCACGCTGTGCGGAGTTGTTGGCGCAGGCACCCTGGCCGAACTAA
- a CDS encoding multidrug effflux MFS transporter — MPLRLLLILGALSAFGPLAIDFYLPSFPTLARAFSTDVEHVQLSLAAYFAGLAIGQLAYGPLADRFGRRKPLLVGVMLFSLASLACALAPSLEWLIAARFVQALGGCAGMVISRAVVRDLCDPISSAKVFSQLMLVMGLAPILAPLGGGLLLSTLGWPSIFVCLTLFSFVCLLAVAQWLPETLAKDAPPAPLRGALGEYKRLFTDLPFLGYALTGGCAIAGMFAYIAGSPFVFIELYGIPAEHYGWLFGSNALGFILVAQLNAWLVARHGPAYWLGKTVWFYLACGLALLLVALAKPQALWPLLIPLFGCIASLGILLPNASACAMAGQGSHAGSASALLGSLQFVIAASAAAMVGVLHDGSAWPIAVVIFACGGLAVSFSLFTRWVERGAIRA, encoded by the coding sequence ATGCCGTTACGTCTTCTGTTGATTCTTGGCGCGTTAAGCGCCTTTGGCCCGTTGGCCATCGATTTTTATCTGCCAAGCTTCCCAACCCTGGCGCGCGCGTTTTCCACCGATGTGGAGCACGTGCAGCTGTCGTTGGCCGCCTACTTTGCCGGTCTGGCCATCGGTCAGCTGGCGTATGGTCCGCTGGCCGACCGTTTTGGCCGGCGTAAACCGCTGCTGGTCGGGGTTATGCTGTTCAGTCTGGCGTCACTGGCCTGCGCCCTGGCACCAAGTCTGGAATGGCTGATTGCCGCGCGCTTTGTGCAGGCGCTGGGTGGCTGTGCCGGGATGGTGATTTCGCGGGCGGTGGTGCGTGATCTGTGTGACCCAATCAGCTCGGCCAAGGTGTTTTCCCAGTTGATGCTGGTGATGGGCCTGGCGCCGATTCTCGCGCCGCTGGGCGGTGGGCTGCTGCTTAGCACGTTGGGCTGGCCGTCGATTTTTGTCTGCCTGACGCTGTTCAGCTTTGTCTGTCTGCTGGCGGTGGCTCAGTGGCTGCCGGAAACCCTGGCCAAGGATGCGCCGCCTGCGCCTTTGCGCGGCGCGTTGGGGGAGTACAAGCGGCTGTTTACGGACCTGCCTTTTCTCGGTTATGCGCTGACCGGTGGCTGTGCGATTGCCGGGATGTTTGCCTATATCGCCGGCTCACCGTTCGTGTTTATCGAACTCTATGGCATACCCGCCGAGCATTACGGCTGGCTGTTCGGCAGCAATGCCCTGGGCTTTATTCTGGTGGCGCAGTTGAATGCCTGGCTGGTGGCGCGACACGGGCCGGCGTACTGGCTGGGTAAGACCGTGTGGTTCTATCTGGCGTGTGGCCTGGCGCTGCTGCTGGTGGCACTGGCCAAACCACAGGCCCTGTGGCCGTTGCTGATTCCACTGTTCGGCTGCATTGCCAGCCTGGGCATTCTTCTGCCCAACGCCTCAGCCTGCGCCATGGCCGGGCAGGGTAGCCATGCCGGCAGTGCGTCAGCGCTGTTGGGTAGCCTGCAATTTGTGATCGCTGCCAGTGCCGCCGCCATGGTGGGTGTGCTGCATGACGGCAGTGCCTGGCCGATTGCCGTGGTGATCTTCGCCTGCGGGGGGCTGGCCGTGAGTTTTTCTCTGTTTACCCGGTGGGTCGAGCGCGGCGCGATCCGCGCATAG
- a CDS encoding PAS domain S-box protein, with translation MRPDLQGPLRLAGVYMLFSALWIFGSDYLLHALVKDSELVAELQTGKGLLFILLSAGLIFLFTQRDRQAQHQLLEELTHKSRLLQHTQRNARLGSWEYHNAFLWSEEALCLLGRATDSQQSTIEQLLSWLHPAERAVVQRALLALLEGHTPMMVSARLLQPQPHQVTWLMLRGEVDEHGSILGTVQNISAQKRDESALRESEQRFRLLFEQTPRIAVQGYDRERRVIYWNQASTLLYGYAVHEVMGRRLEELIVPLPARSKVASAINLWQLGGPPIPAAEVQLQRKDGSLVWVYSSHLMLRNSLDQLELYCVDIDLTEQKKIDSELQVSETRYRSLVEHLGDAIFITDADDKLSFLNPAWEQISGYPIHESLGRPLQRFMPELGQATLRQRLEELRSGKLGSLRLECQLLTHSGQARRVELHLNLSLPEHSLHGSLHDVHERHQDQHLQQARNAVLDELLGLRPLRSILSGITRRLESLQPQMRVSIMLLDAHQRLHIGAAPSLPEAYCQAIEGIAAALEVGSCGHAAASGELVIAEDLSRHPYWRDYHSVALAAGLQACWSLPFKDDSGQVLGTFGIYYPQPNRPSAADIALVTEFTRLAGLAVQFNTSTTEVSQSDQRYASLD, from the coding sequence ATGCGACCCGATCTTCAAGGCCCACTGCGCCTGGCTGGCGTATATATGCTGTTCAGCGCCCTGTGGATTTTCGGCAGCGACTACCTGCTGCATGCACTGGTCAAGGACAGCGAGCTGGTGGCCGAGCTGCAAACAGGCAAAGGCCTGCTGTTTATTCTGCTCAGCGCAGGGCTGATCTTTCTGTTCACCCAGCGTGATCGTCAGGCGCAACACCAGTTACTGGAAGAACTCACCCATAAAAGCCGCCTGCTACAACACACTCAGCGCAACGCCAGGCTCGGCAGCTGGGAGTACCACAACGCCTTCCTCTGGAGCGAAGAAGCCCTCTGCCTGCTTGGCCGCGCCACGGATAGCCAACAGAGCACCATCGAACAGCTGCTCAGCTGGCTGCACCCCGCCGAACGCGCAGTCGTGCAACGCGCCCTGCTAGCCTTGCTGGAGGGGCACACCCCGATGATGGTGAGCGCTCGCCTGCTGCAACCCCAGCCACATCAGGTTACCTGGCTGATGCTGCGCGGCGAGGTCGACGAGCACGGCAGCATCCTCGGCACCGTACAGAACATCAGCGCGCAGAAGCGTGATGAAAGCGCCTTGCGCGAAAGCGAGCAGCGCTTTCGTCTGCTGTTCGAGCAAACCCCACGGATTGCCGTGCAAGGCTATGACCGCGAACGCCGGGTGATTTACTGGAACCAGGCCAGCACCCTGCTCTACGGCTATGCCGTGCACGAGGTCATGGGACGCCGCCTGGAAGAGTTGATCGTACCGCTGCCGGCACGCAGCAAAGTAGCCAGCGCGATCAACCTGTGGCAGCTCGGCGGCCCACCAATCCCGGCGGCTGAGGTGCAGTTGCAGCGCAAGGACGGCAGCCTGGTGTGGGTCTATTCCAGCCACCTGATGCTGCGTAACAGCCTTGATCAGCTGGAGCTGTACTGCGTCGACATCGATCTGACCGAACAGAAGAAAATCGACAGCGAACTGCAGGTCAGCGAGACCCGCTACCGCTCGCTGGTCGAGCACCTCGGCGATGCGATCTTTATCACCGATGCCGACGACAAACTGAGCTTCCTCAACCCCGCCTGGGAGCAGATCAGCGGCTACCCGATCCATGAAAGCCTGGGCCGCCCATTACAGCGTTTCATGCCGGAACTCGGTCAGGCCACGCTGCGCCAACGGCTGGAAGAACTGCGCAGCGGCAAACTCGGCAGCCTGCGCCTGGAGTGCCAGTTGCTCACCCACAGCGGACAGGCGCGTCGAGTTGAGCTGCACCTCAACCTGAGCCTGCCCGAACACAGCCTGCACGGCAGCCTGCACGACGTACATGAGCGCCATCAGGACCAACATCTGCAACAAGCGCGCAATGCGGTACTCGACGAGCTGCTCGGCCTGCGCCCACTACGCAGCATCCTCAGCGGTATCACTCGACGCCTGGAAAGCCTGCAACCGCAGATGCGCGTATCGATCATGCTGCTCGATGCCCACCAGCGCCTGCATATTGGTGCCGCACCGAGCCTGCCGGAGGCTTATTGCCAGGCCATCGAAGGGATTGCAGCAGCACTGGAAGTTGGCTCATGCGGGCATGCTGCAGCAAGTGGCGAACTGGTGATCGCCGAAGACCTCAGCCGGCATCCCTACTGGCGCGACTACCACAGCGTCGCCCTGGCGGCGGGACTGCAGGCTTGCTGGTCATTGCCGTTCAAGGATGACAGCGGCCAGGTACTCGGCACATTTGGCATCTATTACCCGCAGCCAAACCGGCCGAGCGCTGCCGATATCGCCCTGGTAACCGAATTCACCCGACTGGCGGGGCTGGCCGTGCAATTCAATACCAGCACAACTGAAGTGAGCCAATCAGACCAGCGGTATGCCAGCCTTGATTGA
- a CDS encoding TetR family transcriptional regulator → MRRTKEEAEKTRCAILEAAETLFLEKGVAHTSLEHIARHAGVTRGAVYWHFANKADLFNAMLNQVRLPPEQLAERMRGCPEHDPLQTLRELCIEAIENLAREPQKKRIFTILLRRCEFTEELREAEERQEAFINLFIALCEQQFNTQSVRLRLHEGLTPRLAARTVHALLIGLFYDWSRDPNLFDPLSDAAPMIDACFRGLIRDWPNVAAFTPG, encoded by the coding sequence ATGCGTCGAACCAAAGAAGAAGCCGAGAAAACCCGTTGCGCGATCCTTGAGGCCGCCGAAACGCTGTTTCTGGAAAAAGGTGTGGCGCACACCAGCCTGGAGCACATCGCCCGGCACGCGGGGGTGACGCGCGGTGCGGTGTATTGGCACTTTGCCAACAAGGCCGACCTGTTCAACGCCATGCTCAATCAGGTGCGGCTACCGCCGGAACAGCTCGCCGAACGCATGCGCGGCTGTCCCGAGCACGACCCACTACAGACCCTGCGCGAGCTGTGTATCGAGGCTATCGAGAACCTGGCCCGTGAGCCACAGAAGAAGCGCATCTTCACCATCCTGCTGCGCAGGTGTGAATTCACCGAAGAACTGCGCGAAGCCGAAGAGCGCCAAGAAGCCTTTATCAACCTGTTTATCGCGCTCTGCGAACAACAGTTCAACACGCAGTCAGTGCGTCTGCGCCTGCATGAAGGGCTGACGCCGCGCTTGGCCGCGCGCACCGTGCATGCGTTGCTGATCGGCCTGTTCTACGACTGGTCGCGCGACCCCAATCTGTTCGACCCGCTCAGCGACGCCGCGCCGATGATCGACGCCTGCTTTCGCGGGTTGATCCGCGACTGGCCAAACGTCGCAGCTTTTACGCCAGGCTGA
- a CDS encoding zinc-binding alcohol dehydrogenase family protein — translation MKAVAYYHSLPADHADALLDVELPTPTPGPRDLLVEVKAISVNPVDTKIRRNVAPEDGAAKVLGWDASGIVKAVGSEVSLFQPGDRVYYAGAINRAGANSELHVVDERIVGHMPNSLPFAEAAALPLTAITAWELLFERLQITQGNTDLGQSLLIVGAAGGVGSILVQLARQLTGLTVIGTASRPETHAWVRELGAHHVIDHRQPLSEELKRIGIDQVTHVASLTQTDQHFAQLVEALAPQGRLALIDDPEQPLDIMQLKRKSLSLHWELMFTRSLFETADMVEQHRLLDRVAELVDAGTLRTTLGEHFGSINAANLRRAHALLESSTAKGKIVLEGF, via the coding sequence ATGAAAGCTGTCGCCTATTACCACTCCCTGCCCGCTGACCACGCTGACGCGCTGCTGGATGTCGAACTGCCGACGCCAACGCCCGGCCCGCGCGACCTGCTGGTTGAGGTCAAGGCCATTTCGGTCAACCCGGTGGACACCAAGATCCGCCGCAACGTCGCCCCTGAAGACGGCGCCGCTAAGGTACTCGGCTGGGATGCCAGCGGTATCGTCAAGGCAGTGGGCAGCGAAGTCAGCCTGTTCCAGCCCGGCGACCGGGTGTATTACGCCGGGGCGATCAACCGTGCCGGGGCCAACAGCGAGCTGCATGTGGTGGATGAGCGCATCGTCGGGCACATGCCCAACAGCCTGCCGTTTGCCGAAGCCGCCGCTCTGCCGCTGACCGCGATCACCGCCTGGGAGCTGCTGTTCGAGCGCCTGCAGATCACTCAGGGCAACACTGACCTGGGCCAGAGCCTGCTGATCGTCGGTGCCGCCGGTGGTGTTGGTTCGATTCTGGTGCAGCTGGCCCGTCAACTCACCGGCCTGACAGTGATCGGCACCGCCTCCCGCCCGGAAACCCATGCCTGGGTCCGCGAACTGGGCGCGCACCATGTAATCGACCATCGCCAGCCGCTGAGTGAAGAGCTGAAACGCATCGGTATCGATCAGGTGACCCACGTCGCCAGCCTGACCCAGACCGACCAGCACTTCGCCCAACTGGTCGAAGCCCTGGCACCGCAAGGTCGCCTGGCATTGATCGATGACCCGGAGCAGCCACTGGACATCATGCAACTCAAACGCAAAAGCCTGTCGCTGCACTGGGAACTGATGTTCACCCGCTCGCTGTTCGAAACCGCCGATATGGTCGAACAGCATCGCCTGCTGGATCGGGTCGCTGAACTGGTGGATGCCGGCACCCTGCGCACCACCCTGGGTGAGCATTTCGGCAGCATCAACGCGGCCAACCTGCGCCGCGCCCATGCTCTGCTGGAGAGCAGTACAGCCAAGGGCAAGATCGTTCTCGAAGGGTTCTAA
- a CDS encoding DUF2946 domain-containing protein gives MKMTRTDRRLLAWMLYFSVLFSAFACSIGHGQMAGLQLSGLGSQYCSFEGNFGAGADLDGSGVVAPNPATGSGCSLSSTFSAIILAAFFGLLGLLVPSRAPLLTFFFTPRPVRYLWPSANPRASPVLA, from the coding sequence ATGAAAATGACCCGTACTGACCGTCGCCTGCTGGCCTGGATGCTGTATTTCAGCGTTCTGTTCAGTGCGTTCGCCTGCAGTATTGGTCACGGCCAGATGGCTGGCCTGCAACTCAGCGGGTTAGGCAGCCAGTACTGCTCCTTCGAGGGCAACTTCGGTGCCGGCGCGGATCTGGATGGCTCCGGTGTGGTGGCGCCCAATCCTGCCACCGGCTCCGGCTGCTCCCTGAGTTCCACGTTCAGCGCGATTATCCTGGCGGCGTTCTTCGGTCTGCTGGGCCTGCTGGTGCCCAGTCGCGCGCCCCTGCTGACCTTCTTCTTCACCCCGCGACCTGTCCGCTACCTCTGGCCCTCGGCCAACCCCCGCGCATCCCCTGTTCTGGCTTGA
- a CDS encoding efflux RND transporter permease subunit, with translation MISRFFIDRPVFSAVISIIIVLAGLMAMRSLPIAQYPQILPPQVSVSASYAGASAQVIAETVAAPLEQSINGVEGMIYQQSNSGGNAMSLSVYFEVGRDPDQATIDVNNRVQAALAKLPEEVRRQGVKVQKKSSDILQVVTLYSPDGSRDPVYISNYALINVIDELKRLPGVGDVSQFGSKDYSMRIWLRPDKLAQYNLTPTDVVNSIREQNSQFAAGSFGQQPLKQKQDFTYTVTTQGRFTDPKEFENVILRTDETGASLLLEDVARIELGAQDYSLMTSLNGQQNAAFGVYLQPGANALNTAEAVSKTLDRLSKNFPSGMTYKVPYDTTKFVQVSIDEVIKTFFEALILVVLVVFIFLQNWRATLIPVLAIPVSLVGTFAGMYMLGFSINLLTLFGMVLAIGIVVDDAIVVIENVERVMATDKIGPREATIKAMEEVTGPIIAIVLVLCAVFVPVGFLGGLAGEMYKQFAITIAVSVVISGIVALTLSPALCALLLKPGHHEPAAPFRAFNRVFDKLTNGYTAGVRFFLKRSAVGLLLFGAMIAVMVLLFNRVPSSLVPNEDQGYVINAYFLPPAASLTRTEKLTGDVTQQLMAHPAVQDVVTFAGFDVLTFGTRSNAGVSFVPLKDWSERTTPELDARNLTGEFMGMGAAQKDGVVLSFNPPPITGMSTTGGFEGFIQDRSGGTTAELAAKVQAFLAAAAKRPELAGVQSTFSANVPQYFIDLDRTKARALGVAVNDVFTAMQATFGSYYVNDFSLYGRTFQVSLQAEAEFRSKPEDLSQVYVRAGSGELVSLASLVKVERILGPDTYARFNVYPAAKILGGPAPGYSSGQALSAIQQVADEVLGSDYSIGWTGSAFQEVASQGSGSSAFIFGLIMVFLILAAQYERWTLPLAVVTAVPFAVFGAILAVWLRGIENDLYFQVGLVTLIGLAAKNAILIVEFAVLCRHQGMGIFESALEASRLRFRPIIMTSLAFILGVVPLAISSGAGSASRHSIGTGVIGGMMAATFLAIFLIPMFYLLVESLAEKIGKGRKKADTPV, from the coding sequence GTGATCTCACGCTTCTTTATCGACCGCCCGGTATTTTCCGCGGTCATCTCGATCATCATCGTGCTGGCGGGCCTGATGGCCATGCGCTCGTTGCCGATCGCCCAGTATCCGCAGATTCTTCCGCCGCAGGTGTCGGTCAGCGCCAGCTATGCCGGTGCCAGCGCCCAGGTGATTGCCGAAACGGTGGCCGCGCCACTGGAGCAGTCGATCAACGGCGTGGAAGGGATGATCTACCAGCAGTCCAACTCCGGCGGCAACGCCATGAGCCTGTCGGTGTACTTCGAAGTGGGCCGCGACCCCGATCAGGCCACCATCGACGTCAACAACCGGGTGCAAGCCGCCCTGGCCAAACTGCCGGAGGAAGTGCGCCGGCAGGGCGTCAAGGTGCAGAAAAAGTCTTCGGACATTCTGCAAGTCGTGACCCTGTACTCGCCGGATGGCTCGCGCGACCCGGTGTATATCAGCAACTATGCGCTGATCAACGTGATCGACGAACTCAAGCGTCTGCCTGGCGTGGGCGATGTCAGCCAGTTCGGCTCGAAAGACTACTCCATGCGCATCTGGCTGCGTCCGGACAAGTTGGCGCAGTACAACCTGACGCCGACCGATGTGGTCAATTCGATCCGTGAGCAAAACTCGCAGTTCGCCGCCGGCAGTTTCGGCCAGCAGCCGCTCAAGCAGAAGCAGGATTTCACCTACACGGTGACCACCCAGGGCCGCTTCACCGACCCGAAAGAGTTTGAGAACGTCATTCTGCGCACCGATGAAACCGGTGCCAGCCTGTTGCTCGAGGACGTTGCACGGATCGAGCTGGGTGCCCAGGATTACTCGCTGATGACCTCGCTCAACGGTCAGCAGAACGCTGCTTTCGGTGTGTACCTGCAGCCCGGCGCGAATGCTCTGAACACTGCCGAGGCAGTGAGCAAGACGCTCGATCGTTTGTCGAAGAACTTCCCCAGCGGCATGACCTATAAAGTGCCGTACGACACCACCAAGTTCGTTCAGGTGTCGATTGATGAAGTGATCAAGACCTTCTTCGAAGCCTTGATCCTGGTTGTGCTGGTGGTGTTTATCTTCCTGCAGAACTGGCGCGCCACGCTGATCCCGGTGCTGGCAATTCCCGTTTCGCTGGTCGGTACTTTCGCCGGCATGTACATGCTCGGGTTCTCGATCAACCTGCTGACCCTGTTCGGCATGGTGCTGGCCATCGGTATCGTGGTGGACGACGCCATTGTGGTGATCGAAAACGTCGAGCGGGTAATGGCCACCGACAAGATCGGCCCGCGTGAAGCGACCATCAAGGCCATGGAAGAAGTGACCGGGCCGATCATTGCCATCGTCCTGGTGCTCTGCGCGGTATTCGTGCCGGTGGGCTTCCTCGGCGGCCTGGCGGGGGAGATGTATAAACAGTTCGCCATCACCATTGCCGTGTCGGTGGTGATCTCCGGTATCGTCGCCCTGACTCTGAGCCCGGCGCTCTGTGCATTGTTGCTCAAGCCTGGGCATCACGAGCCGGCGGCACCATTCCGCGCCTTCAACCGGGTCTTCGACAAACTGACCAATGGCTACACCGCAGGTGTGCGTTTCTTCCTCAAGCGTTCGGCGGTCGGGTTGTTGCTGTTCGGCGCGATGATCGCGGTGATGGTGCTGCTGTTCAACCGGGTGCCCAGCTCCCTGGTGCCCAATGAAGATCAGGGCTATGTGATCAACGCTTACTTCCTGCCGCCTGCCGCGTCGCTGACCCGCACCGAGAAACTCACCGGTGACGTGACCCAGCAGTTGATGGCGCACCCAGCGGTGCAGGATGTAGTGACCTTCGCCGGCTTCGACGTGCTGACCTTCGGCACCCGCAGCAACGCAGGGGTGTCCTTCGTGCCGCTGAAAGACTGGAGTGAGCGCACCACGCCTGAATTGGACGCGCGTAACCTGACCGGTGAATTTATGGGTATGGGCGCCGCGCAGAAGGACGGCGTGGTACTCAGCTTCAACCCGCCACCGATCACCGGTATGAGCACCACCGGCGGTTTTGAAGGCTTTATTCAGGACCGCAGTGGCGGCACCACTGCCGAACTGGCGGCCAAGGTTCAGGCCTTCCTCGCCGCCGCCGCGAAGCGCCCTGAGCTGGCAGGGGTGCAGAGCACCTTCAGCGCCAACGTGCCGCAATACTTTATCGATCTGGACCGGACCAAGGCGCGCGCCCTGGGTGTGGCAGTGAATGATGTATTCACCGCCATGCAAGCGACCTTTGGTAGCTACTACGTCAACGATTTCAGCCTGTATGGCCGTACCTTCCAGGTCAGCCTGCAGGCCGAAGCGGAGTTCCGCAGCAAGCCAGAAGATTTGTCCCAGGTCTATGTGCGCGCGGGCAGTGGCGAGCTGGTATCGCTGGCCAGCCTGGTCAAGGTTGAGCGGATTCTCGGCCCGGATACCTATGCACGCTTCAACGTCTACCCAGCGGCGAAGATCCTTGGCGGGCCGGCACCTGGCTACAGCTCAGGTCAGGCGCTGAGCGCGATTCAGCAAGTGGCGGATGAGGTGCTCGGTAGCGATTACAGCATCGGTTGGACCGGCTCGGCTTTCCAGGAAGTGGCATCGCAAGGTTCGGGCAGCAGTGCCTTTATCTTCGGCCTGATCATGGTGTTCCTGATCCTCGCTGCCCAGTATGAACGCTGGACCCTGCCGCTGGCCGTGGTTACTGCGGTGCCGTTTGCGGTGTTCGGGGCGATTCTCGCGGTGTGGTTGCGCGGTATCGAGAACGACCTGTACTTCCAGGTTGGTCTGGTCACCCTGATCGGCTTGGCGGCGAAGAACGCCATTCTGATTGTCGAGTTCGCCGTGCTTTGCCGGCATCAGGGCATGGGCATCTTTGAGTCGGCACTGGAGGCTTCGCGCCTGCGGTTCCGTCCGATCATCATGACTTCGCTGGCCTTCATTCTCGGTGTTGTGCCGTTGGCGATCAGCTCGGGCGCAGGCTCTGCGAGTCGTCACTCGATTGGCACCGGGGTGATCGGCGGGATGATGGCGGCGACCTTCCTGGCGATCTTCCTGATTCCGATGTTCTATCTGCTGGTGGAGTCGCTGGCAGAGAAAATCGGCAAAGGCCGGAAAAAGGCCGATACACCGGTCTGA
- a CDS encoding putative quinol monooxygenase has protein sequence MTTPLTLIATITARPGHAEAVEAGLRQLVPPSQAEAGCLQYNLHLHQEQPNRFIMVEQWLDAAALSAHQQTVHFLHFVQTCGSLLEQVDHQLMQRIV, from the coding sequence ATGACCACGCCACTGACTTTGATTGCCACCATCACCGCACGCCCCGGCCATGCCGAGGCGGTTGAGGCCGGTCTGCGCCAGCTGGTGCCGCCCAGCCAGGCCGAAGCCGGTTGCCTGCAATACAACCTGCACCTGCATCAGGAGCAGCCGAACCGCTTCATCATGGTTGAGCAATGGCTGGATGCCGCCGCCCTCAGCGCGCACCAGCAAACCGTGCACTTCCTGCATTTCGTACAGACCTGCGGCAGCCTGCTGGAACAGGTCGATCATCAACTGATGCAACGCATTGTCTAA
- a CDS encoding efflux RND transporter periplasmic adaptor subunit gives MLFPRRLPVTAGSLLLAFLAAPLFAADAPPAPEVVVETVKAEALPLELEYSARTAGFREVQVRAQVSGILQERTYLEGSQVKKGQVMFRIDPRTYQAALSRAKGALAQEQARYRQTERDLKRIRELQKKGFASESELDNAVSNFEQSKANIQAAEAEVQSKQIDLDYTTVKAPISGITSKETVSEGSLMVAGDPSASLLSNITQLDPIYVNFAAPDSDVESVRSGLQNGSLVLPEDGKMSVQIKLGDGSVYPLEGKVDFTDSLVDRGTGTVSARAVVPNPDQTLLPGQFVRVQVKGLSIPNAMTLPERAIAQGPGGTFVYVVDEGGVARMRQVTTGHTAKGRWVIVSGISAGDRVIVEGLPKVRPDSPVKVAAPAASQS, from the coding sequence ATGCTTTTTCCCCGTCGTCTGCCGGTCACTGCCGGTTCCTTGCTGTTGGCTTTTTTGGCCGCCCCGCTGTTTGCCGCCGATGCTCCGCCAGCACCCGAGGTGGTGGTAGAGACTGTCAAGGCCGAAGCATTGCCGCTGGAGCTTGAGTATTCCGCGCGTACTGCCGGTTTCCGTGAAGTGCAGGTGCGGGCCCAGGTCAGTGGCATCCTGCAGGAGCGCACTTATCTGGAGGGTAGCCAGGTCAAGAAAGGCCAGGTGATGTTTCGCATTGATCCGCGTACCTACCAGGCCGCACTGAGCCGTGCCAAGGGTGCTCTGGCGCAGGAACAGGCGCGCTATCGACAGACCGAACGTGACCTTAAGCGTATCCGCGAGCTGCAGAAGAAGGGCTTTGCCAGTGAAAGCGAACTGGACAATGCGGTCTCCAATTTCGAGCAGAGCAAGGCAAATATCCAGGCTGCCGAAGCCGAAGTGCAGTCCAAGCAGATCGACCTCGACTACACCACGGTAAAAGCCCCTATCTCCGGGATTACCAGCAAGGAAACCGTCTCCGAAGGCAGTCTGATGGTGGCCGGTGATCCGAGTGCCAGTCTGCTGAGCAATATCACTCAGCTGGACCCGATCTACGTCAACTTCGCCGCCCCCGACTCTGATGTGGAGAGCGTGCGCAGTGGCCTGCAGAACGGCAGCCTGGTGCTGCCGGAAGACGGCAAGATGAGTGTGCAGATCAAGCTCGGTGACGGCAGCGTTTACCCACTGGAAGGCAAGGTGGACTTCACCGACAGCCTGGTGGATCGCGGTACCGGTACTGTCAGCGCGCGTGCGGTGGTGCCTAACCCGGATCAGACGCTGTTGCCGGGTCAGTTCGTTCGGGTGCAGGTCAAAGGCCTGAGCATCCCCAACGCCATGACCCTGCCAGAGCGCGCGATTGCCCAGGGCCCAGGTGGCACCTTTGTTTATGTGGTGGATGAAGGTGGCGTGGCGCGCATGCGTCAGGTTACTACCGGACACACCGCCAAAGGCCGCTGGGTGATTGTCTCCGGCATCAGCGCCGGTGATCGGGTGATCGTCGAGGGCCTGCCGAAGGTGCGTCCAGACAGCCCGGTTAAAGTCGCCGCCCCAGCCGCCAGCCAATCCTAA